GCGTTGCGACTCGCGCAGCGCTTCCTCCAACGCGGCGATCCGGGCGGTGTCCGCGGCGCTTCCTGCCTCTCCGCCCCCGTGCCCGGCCGACGGGGAATCCGCGGGCGGGGAATCGGCCGGCGAGGTGGCGGGCGCCTGGTTTTGCAGCTCCGGAGCCGCATGCCCGCGGTGCGCGGCCCAGGAACGGAACAGCGCCAGCCCGGCAGCCGCTCCGGTGCCGGCGGCAACCAGGGGAAGCACCCAGGGGGGGGCTCCGCCCAGCGGGTCGAGCACGGGCAGGAGCAGCACCGCCGCACCCGCCAGCGCAGCCAGCGACGGCGCAGCGACGGCATTGCCGGGCGCGTCGCGACCGGCAGGAGCAGGGACCGGCGGAGCGGCAGGCCGTGGCGGGAAATGGTCGGATGAGCTCATCGGCGACTCGGGAGTGCGGCCATTTGCGATTGTGCCCCACCTTGCGGCGGACCTGACGGCAAGCGGGGCAGGAAACTCGACCGGATGGGGAGGGACTATACCAGAAGGGTTGCGGTCGCGCTGCTGGGACCAGCCCTATGCGTCACCTTGGCCCCCGTTTCGAAAGCGGCCCCGACGTCGCCGCTGCCGACGAACCGGCCGGTCAGGACGACGCTTCGTCAAGGCTGCGCGACAGCAGCCCGGCCTGCTGGGCCCGCCGGACGGCATCGGTGCGGTTGCGGGCCCCCAGCTTGCGCAGGATGCGGCGGGTGTGCAGCTTGACCGTCACCTCCTGAAGGCTCAGGTGACGGCCGATCTCCTTGTTGGTCGCCCCGGTGGCAAGCATGGACAGCACCTGCTGCTCCCGGTCGGTCAGGGGGGACGACAGCGCTCCCTCCCCCTCCGCCACGGGATCCTCGACATCCTCCGCCTCTTCGATGTCGAGCGACAGGTCGGTCATCTGCATCAGGTCGAGCGCGACGCATTTCGGCACGAAGCTGCCGCCCTCCGCCACCAGCCGGAGCGCCTGCGCCAGGACGCGGCGCGGCGTGGTCTTCGGCAGATAGGCCTCGGCGCCACAACGCAGCACCTCTAACGCCGTCACAGGGTCCTCCGCCCCGGTCACGACCGCGACCGGCCCCTGGATCCCGGCTTGGCGGAGCACGCTGACCGGATTGCTTCCCTCGGCACCCGGCATGCGCCAATCAAGGACGATCAGGTCGTAACGGAGAGCCAGGGGAGACGCGCCGTCGGGAAACTGCCGCACCGCGGGCAATTCCAGCAACGACCCGATGCAGCCAACCTCGGCATCCGGCCAGGCCTGCCGGACCGACAGCTCAAGCGCATCCCGGAACAGGGGATGGTCGTCTGCCACCAAGATCTTCATCAAACAGCCTCCGCCACCCTCGGCAACCGCCCAGTCCATTGTATCAGCATTCCCCCTTATGCATGCCGAAATCTTAAGTTTTCGTGGCCTCCGTATATTTCACCTCGGTCACATTGGAACATGATTCAACGAACCGACTCCTTCCCGTCAGCGGGATAATATCCCCACTATCCCATTTCCCGATCCCGCTATCCCAGACTGGACCGCCGTGGAGGGCCTCAACCGGGTATTGTGATGCTCAGCGATCCTTATCCAGAGCAGCCGCCGGCGTGATGGCGGAGGACGGAAGCGGCCACCATGGACATGACCCTTTACGAGCTGCGGGCCAAACCCGGCACACTGGCCGGCACCGTCCTGCTGGTCGACGACGATCCCGACTTCCGCGGGATGACCCGCATCGCCTTCGCGCGCGCCGGCTATACCGTCCATGAGGCCGAGAACGGCAACGCCGCCCTGGCGATCCTGGCCGGCCATTCGGTGGATCTGGTCGTGACCGACATCATCATGCCCGAGGCCGACGGATACGAGGTGATCCTGCGGCTGAAGGCGCAACCGTCCCGCCCGCCATTGATCGCGGTCACCGGCGGCAGCCTGCGGCTGCGCATGGAGCTGCCGGGAATGGCCCGCCTGCTGGGGGCCGACGCGGCGTTCGAAAAGCCGGTCGACCTGTCGGCCCTGCTGGCGGAAGCCGGGCGGCTGATCGCGGCCCGCAAGGGGAATTGCACCGGATGAACATCCTCATCGTCGACGACGACCGCACCAACCTGTTCATCATGGGCGCCATCGTCCGCCGTCTGGACGATGCGGAGCCCATCGGCATGGACAACCCGCTGGAGGCCGTGGAGTGGCTGCGCGGGAACGAGCCGGACCTGATCCTGCTGGACCAGATGATGCCGGACATGGACGGCATGGACCTGCTGCGCCACATCCGCGAGGATCCGCGGCTGGAGAATGTTCCCGTGGTGATGATCACCGCCAACACGGCGGTGGACATCCGGGTGCGGGCGCTGGACGAGGGCTGCAGCGATTTCCTGACCAAGCCGATCGTGGTGCCGGAGGTGCAGGCCCGCCTGCGCAACCTGCTGGCCCTGCGCCAGAGCCGCGCCCTGCTGCGCGACCGCGCCGCCCTGCTGGCCGCCGAGGTGGAGCGGGTGACCGCCGCGCTCCAGCGCCAGGGGGAGGAGCTGGTCAACCGCCTGTCGCGCGCCTCCGAATACCGCGACCCCGAAACCGGTGCCCATATCGAACGGATGGCGCTCTATTCGCGCCTCGTCGCTGAGGCGGCGGGCTGCGGCGGCGCCTATGCCCAGGAGTTGATGAAGGCGGCGCCGATGCATGACATCGGCAAGATCGGCATCCCCGACATGATCCTGCTGAAGCCGGGACGGCTGACCTCGGAGGAATTGACGGTGATGCGCCAGCACGCCACCATCGGCCATCGCATCCTGGCCAACAGCGACATCCCGCTGCTGCGGCTGGCCGCGGAGATCGCGCTCAGCCATCATGAGAAGTTCGACGGCAGCGGCTACCCCAACGGGCTGGCAGGCACGGCGATCCCGCTGTCCGGCCGCATCGTCGCCATCGCCGACGTGTTCGACGCGCTCACCTCCACCCGGCCCTACAAGCGGTCGTGGACGCTGGAGGAGGCGCGCGCCTACATGGTGGAACAGCGCGGCCGCCACTTCGATCCCGCCCTTCTCGACGCCTTCCTGTCGTGCTGGGACAAGGTCTGCACCATCCACCACGAGAATGCCGACGAGTTGCCGGCACTCTGCCCGACCGAGCATTGAAGCAGGGATGCCGTCCAGCCGCTGACCGCGACTGCTCAGTTGACGATGCGCCAGGTGCCGTCGGACTGGAGACAGGCGGTGCCGTAGACCGGCTGCGACCGGCCGCCGACCATGGCGCGGCTCTGATACTCGCGGCATTGCTGACCGCTGCGCGAGTAATAGACCGGGCCGGCCGGATCGACGCCGACGGCTGCCGGAGGCGAGTTGTAATACTGAACCACCGGCGGCGGCGGGGCATAGACCACCGGCGG
This genomic stretch from Azospirillum humicireducens harbors:
- a CDS encoding LuxR C-terminal-related transcriptional regulator — protein: MKILVADDHPLFRDALELSVRQAWPDAEVGCIGSLLELPAVRQFPDGASPLALRYDLIVLDWRMPGAEGSNPVSVLRQAGIQGPVAVVTGAEDPVTALEVLRCGAEAYLPKTTPRRVLAQALRLVAEGGSFVPKCVALDLMQMTDLSLDIEEAEDVEDPVAEGEGALSSPLTDREQQVLSMLATGATNKEIGRHLSLQEVTVKLHTRRILRKLGARNRTDAVRRAQQAGLLSRSLDEASS
- a CDS encoding response regulator produces the protein MDMTLYELRAKPGTLAGTVLLVDDDPDFRGMTRIAFARAGYTVHEAENGNAALAILAGHSVDLVVTDIIMPEADGYEVILRLKAQPSRPPLIAVTGGSLRLRMELPGMARLLGADAAFEKPVDLSALLAEAGRLIAARKGNCTG
- a CDS encoding HD domain-containing phosphohydrolase — protein: MNILIVDDDRTNLFIMGAIVRRLDDAEPIGMDNPLEAVEWLRGNEPDLILLDQMMPDMDGMDLLRHIREDPRLENVPVVMITANTAVDIRVRALDEGCSDFLTKPIVVPEVQARLRNLLALRQSRALLRDRAALLAAEVERVTAALQRQGEELVNRLSRASEYRDPETGAHIERMALYSRLVAEAAGCGGAYAQELMKAAPMHDIGKIGIPDMILLKPGRLTSEELTVMRQHATIGHRILANSDIPLLRLAAEIALSHHEKFDGSGYPNGLAGTAIPLSGRIVAIADVFDALTSTRPYKRSWTLEEARAYMVEQRGRHFDPALLDAFLSCWDKVCTIHHENADELPALCPTEH